The genomic interval AAGTTGAAATGAGTCATAGCCGTATGCATAAAGGCTTCCCACAAAACTACCTGCGCTCGTTCCTACTACCATATGAATAGGAATTCTATTAGACTCCAGAACCTTAAGGACACCAATATGAGCAAATCCCTTTGATGCACCAGCTCCAAGGACAAGTGCTACTTTTGCAGGTTTTTGAGGTGGCTGCACCATTTCACTTGGCGCACAAGACACAAAAATAAAAATACAGATAAGATAGGATATAAATCTCTTCTTCATATCTTCTTTCCCTCCTTACTTCTGCATATATGGACAAAATGCATATTCATGGCAACTCCAACAAATATAATCATTTAAAGGTCTTGCCTCAAAATTACCTTTCCTCATGTTCTCTACCGCTTCCTCAAGAAACCTCAATGCCGCAATTATGTAATCATCAAGTTCACTTTCTTTTTTTCCTGAACTTTGAATTTCAAGCCTTGAACCTCGAGCTTTCCTTTTTGATGGACACCATTTAATGCTAATATCTTTCAAAGAATATATCCCAACCCTACTTACTCTATATCCTTGATTTTTCGCTATCGCAGCATAAAGAAACAACTGGAGATTCTCATTTCCCTCAAGTACCTGTTTGCAGTTAAGATTAAGAGTTCCTGTCTTATAATCTATTATCTGCACTGTATCCCCAATCTTGTCGAGCCTATCAATCTTACCTTTTAATCTCATACCTTTTATTGGTTCACCTACGATTGTCTTCTCAACTTCTGTGGATACATAACCATCTTCTCTTATCTCGAGTTCCTTTTCATATATTTCAGGGAGTATCTCCATGAATGTATCATTTATTATCGTCTTCCAGTATGCATCAATCCTCATATCTCTCATAGATGTCTCTATTGCTGCCTCAGCTCGTTTCTGGAAATCATCAAAACTATCAAATGGTTCCTTTATAATCTTCTCCATTATCCTGTGTATTATTGTACCTATAGTATTTGCCTCAAGCTCATATTCCTTGACATCCATAGGTTTGAGTTTCAATACCCTCTCTATGAAAAACCTTCTTGGACACATCCTGTAAGAATCTATGTCTGTCACCTTAATAAATTCAGAAGGTTTAAAAATAGCGGCTGATGACTGTGTCTTAATCTCGGATATATTTTCAGAAAATGACTTATAACCCTGTTTTATGAGGTATTCTTCTTTAGAAAAGATACCAGGAATTTTTCCTTTTACTTCTTCGCCAGAATATAGAAATGATGAAGGAAGAAACATGTCTTCTCCTTCCATTAATGGATACGAGAGATGCAAATTTTTCGAAGACCTTATAACATTGTAAAAACAAAAAGTCTGCATCTCTATATATTTATCGAGGTGCACGAATCCAAGCCTTCTCTTGACATTGTCAGGTAGTAAATAATCAGGACCCATTCTGAGAGGCATGTCCTTATCTGTCAGCCCGCCAAGAAAAATGTATTCTGCTGATAATCCGTGTATTTCTGATAAATCCATTATCCTTACTCCTGTCCCCTCTGTTTCTATATGTATCGAATTAAGGAGATGGCTGAATATGTCTATAAATTCATTCAGTGTAATTGGCTGAGGATATAATGTGCTCAAAAAAGAAATCTGTTTCAGTAACTCAATGTTTAAATTGCGTAAATCTCTCACATTAGAATCAAGAACAGATGATAAAAAACCAAAATCATCTATAATATCTCTAATAAGATGAACATATGTATTAATATCAACTCCTTTTCTGCTATCTTCAAGAGGCTGGAGCTTTTCGAAAATCCACATCATATCTCTTTCTATTGCATCTTTTTCTTTTACAAGACTAATATCGAAATTCTCTGATCCGTCCTTTACAAAATTAAGCCACATTTCTTTTCCTGAAATAATTCCTGATTCTATAGAAAGGGTTGCTGCCCATTTCCTGATATTATCAGGGATTCGGGTAAAATATATGGATGATAAAAACTGCGAAAACTTCAGCCTTGGATAGCCCTCTGCCACTGATACTAAAAGTGACAAAAAATCAAGAAAAGGCCTCATTCGTCCAAGTATATTGCCTCTATAGATGTCATATGGGATGCCATAACGATGAAAGACCCTACCTATTATGGACGAATATTTACTCATAACAGGAAATGTAATAATTGCCTTTCTTAAATCTCTAAGTTTACCTGACAGATACAATGATTTTATATTCCTTGCTATTTCTTCCACTTCGTCTTCCATCCCCTGATATGCACTGTAAATAAGGGAATTGGGGGATGAAGAACCTGGAGAATCAGTATAAAATATTTCTTCAGTTTCAAAATTATCTTTCAAAAAGCCTACATATCCATCTATAAGTTTTCCAAACTGCTTGCTGTAAGGTATCCCAACAAATATCTTTTCAGAATATTGAATAAGTCTTTTTAATACATTTTTTTCTATGTTGGAAGGCTCATAAAATCCATCCAGAATCAGCAATGAGTTTTTAGTAGATAATTGTAGATTGCTTACATAATTCATAATATCTATTTCATCCACAAGTCCATTCTTTGTTATAAATAATTGATAATCTCTATATGACCTGATACCTTCATTTATGGTCTTTGTAACAGCTTCTGGTATGTTCAACTCATGCAATATATCTGTAAAGGTTTGTTCTATAATATCCACACTGCTATCAGGGTAAATACACTTAATGTCCCTTATGAAATCAGCAATCATTGATGAAAAGCCAATTCCTCTGCCACAAAGTATCGAGATGATAATCGGGATTAAAGAACTGTTCAATATCCTCCTGTTTCCATAGGCAGAATAGAGTTTCTTGCAGTATTGAACTATAGTTGCCATTTCTGGTGGGATATAGCATCTACTATCAACAAGTTGATGAAATATTTCACTTGCTTCTTTAACCTTTGCAGGTGTTGGTGATAAATAAAGAATATTTGAATAATCAATATTTATTCTGTGTTCTGTTTTTAATGCCTCTTTGAACAGCAATTCAGCAGTATTTGTATGTTCTCGAGATATATAGAAGATTTTTACCATAGGTGTGCAACCTTAAAATATTTTATTACCTCTACAATAGATAATGCAAACTGTTACTATCATAAGTTATAATTATGCAAATTACCTAATACATAGGAGGAAGCCGTGATAATAGGAAAACCATTTTTAACAGCCGAACAGATTCACGAAAAGGTCATTGAACTTGCTGACAGAATATCCCGCGACTATGCAGGAAAAGAAATTCTTGCGGTTGGCATTCTAAAAGGCTCTTTCATGTTCTTTGCTGACCTTGTTAGATCACTCAAAATCCCTGTTGTCATAGACTTTATCGTGGCATCCAGCTATCTCAAAACCACATCCACAGGAGAAGTAAAAATACACTATGAGATAAAGGAAGACATTGCAGGAAAGCATGTCCTTCTAATAGACGACATTATCGATACTGGCATATCGCTAAATTATATAAGAGAAAGGCTGCTCTTAAAAGAACCCGAAAGCCTCAAGATATGCATACTGCTTGATAAAAAAGAACGTCGCTCTGTTGATGTCCCTATTGATTACAAGGGTTTTGAAATTCCTAATCAATTCGTGGTTGGTTATGGCCTTGATTATGATAATAAATACCGTAATCTTCCTTATATAGCAATATTCAAAAAAGAGAGATAGTGTAGTCACAAATTAAATGGAGGATTCTATGTATAGACTGATGATAGAGACATCTTTTGCCTCAGCTCATCAATTAAGAGGCTACAAAGGCAAATGCGAAAACTTACATGGCCACAACTGGAAGGTGCAGGTATATGTGACAACAGAAAAATTAAATGAAATCGATATTGCCATAGATTTCCATGACCTTAAGAAATTGACAAATGATATCATATCCCAACTTGATCATAAATTCCTTAATGATGTGTTTCCGTTCACTGAGAGAAATCCATCATCAGAAAATATTGCCAGATGGATATTCGAGTCTCTGAAAAAAAAATCAACAGAATATAATATAACCGTTTCTGCTGTGACAGTATGGGAATCGGAAACCGCATCTGCAACATATTATGAGGAACTAAAATGAATACAGAGTTTGCTTTAAAACTTATGGAAATTGCATTAAAAATAGGTGCTGATGAGGCAGAGGTATATGTAAAGACATCAAAGAACCTCAGCGTTGAGGTCAAAGAGCAAAAAATAGACACCCTCGAATCATCAATGACCACAGGTTATTGCATCAGAGTAATAAAAGATAATCGTCTCGGATTTTCGTACTCCACAAATCCTGACGAAATAGACATTGTTGCAAAAAATGCTATAGAGGCGGCAAAGCACTCAGAGCCTGACGATTATCTTGGATTGCCCTCAGCCATTCAACCTGCAGCAATCAGTCAGCCTTTGATCTTTGATAATAATATAGCCTCATTATCAGAAAAGGAGGCAATAAATCTCACACTCCTTATCGAGAGTTCTGCATTCAGCGAAGATAGCCGCATAAAAAAAATTAGAAAGGCTTCAGGGAGTTTCAGTATAAGTAACACTTATATTACAAATTCTAAAGGCATAAGTGCACACTATCAATCTACAGGATGCTCGGCTCAACTAATGGCAATTGCAGAGGAAGGCAGTGAAAGTCAGCTCGGATGGGATTATCAAGGAAGCAGATTTTTAAAGGATGTATCTTTTGAAGAGGTTGGCAGAACTGCAGCACATAGGGCAGCAAAACTACTCGGGGCACGGAAAATAAATTCTATTAAGGGATTTGTCCTTCTTGACAATGCAGTCTCCACAGAATTCCTTGGCATACTTTCATCAGCCCTATCGTCTGAATCTGTACAGAAAAGTAAATCAATGCTTGCAGGCAAAAAAGGCGAAGTAGTAATAAGCAACAGACTGAATATCATAGATAGTGGATTACTTGATAGAAAATTAGGCAGTAAACCATTCGATGACGAAGGTGTGCCAACCTCACACAAGATATTAATAGAAAAAGGTGTCTTAAATGGTTACCTTTATAATACTTATACTGCTAAAAAAGAAGGTATTGTATCCACTGGTAATGCTATTAGAGGCGGATTCACAGGTATTCCTACTATAGGCCCTACAAATCTCTATATTGAGTCTGCCTCAAAGGAATACACAAATGATCTTCATGGTCTCGTAAAAACAGTAAACAGAGGTCTTTATGTAATCGAAACAATGGGGATGCATACTGCAAACCCAATATCAGGAGAATTCTCTGTGGGTGCATCAGGATTGTGGATTGAAAATGGAGAGATAATGCATCCTGTAAAAGAGGCAGTAATTTCAGGTAATATCCTTGACCTATTTAAGAAAGTCGTCATGATTGGCGATGATATGCGATTCTATGGTAATATAGGCTCTCCAAGCCTTTTAATAGAACAAATTGATATAAGCGGCTAAAACTTTAAGGGGCAAAATCCCTTAAAAAAAATAAGTTAAGGTTGTGATGTTGAGAAAATTGAGATTGAGCTATAGGGTTTCACAAAATTAAAAAATTCCCTCTCACTTTTGGGGAGAGGGATAGTGTGAGGGGTAAACTGCTAAAAATAGGGTGAAAGGGAGATTTTTAGACATATAACTAATTGAAAATAAATGAAAATCTTGATAGGAGGGCAAACCTAAAAATGCTATGTCAAATAAATCAATAAAATCAATGGATTGCGAATTTCGTGAAACCCACATTGAGCTAATATAGGAGGTTTTTTATGGACTATTTTTTAACAGAAGAACAACAGATGATCCGTGATCTTGCAAGACAGATAGCAGAAGAAAAGGTCGTGCCTGTAAGGGCAGAACTGGACGAGAAGGGAGAATTTCCATGGGAAATAATGAAAGTGCTTGCCCAGTCTGACCTATTTGGGCTCTTCATACCTGAAGAATACGGAGGACTCGGCAAGGGATGCCTCGAACTCTGTCTCGCTGTTGAGGAACTTTCAAGGGCATGTGTAGGTGTATCCACAACATATGCTGCAAATGCCCTAGGTACATATCCAATACTACTTTTTGGCACAGATGAACAAAAAAAGAAATTTCTACCTGATATTGCAACAGGCAAAAGACTTGTAGCATTCGGATTAACAGAGGCAAATGCAGGAAGCGATGCAGGAGGAATCCAGACAACAGCAAGGCTTGACGGTAATGAATATGTCTTAAATGGTACAAAACAATGGATTACAAACGGCGGTGATGCAGAGATATACACCATAATCGCGATGACGGATAAAACAAAGGGCGCAAGAGGCGCATCTGCATTCATTGTCGAAAAAGGAACACCTGGCTTCACATTCGGAAAAAAAGAGAATAAAATGGGTATAAGGGCATCATCTACGAGGGAACTAATATTTGATAATTGTAGGATCCCCAAGGAAAATATACTTGGCAAAGAAGGCATGGGATTCATTGTTGCAATGAAGACCCTCGACCAATCAAGAACAGGAGTTGGCGCACAGGGATTAGGAGTTGCACAGGGTGCATTTGAAGAGGCTGTAAAATTTGCAAGGCAAAGACATCAGTTCGGCCATCCAATTATAAGCTTTCAGGCAGTGCAGCATATGCTCGCAGACATGGCAATAGAAATAGAGGCAGCAAGGGCTTTAATATATTCTGTCGCAAGATACATTGATAGCGGTGCAAAAGATATATCAAAACCGTCTGCAATTGCAAAAACATTTGGTACAGATATAGCCATGAAGGTAACCACAAATGCTGTGCAGGTTATGGGCGGATCGGGATATATGAAAGAATATCCTGTTGAGAAGATGATGAGAGATGCAAAAATCCTTCAGATATATGAAGGAACAAACCAGATACAGAGAAATGTCATTGGTCAAGAAATAATCAAAGAATCAGCAAGAAAAAAATAAGGCAAAAGACAGAATACCCTTTCGATATTCTGTCTTTTTTATAAATAGTTTTTTATTGAGACCATAACCCCAATCCCGACAACAACAGCTATCCATGCCAGAAGCACAGCTATGCTGATTTTACCCCATTTCTCCATTGATGGCGTAGAAACATATTCATCAGTAGTCTTGCCTGATTTATATGCAATGGCAAGGAGATAACCCACTACTGATAGTCCTGCAATAAATGTCAACAAAAACAAGGCAGTACTTCCATAATCCACATTTACCTTATAATCAAAAATAGAATAGTTAAAGCGGACGAGATATTTCATTCGCAAAGCCTCTCTTGTATATGCCATACTAAGAATAGTCAAAAATGCACCAAACATACTATATACAGCATACTTAATAGGATCTTTTTGGGCATTATAGAGAAGAATTAATAGCATAATACCAAATGCTACACCTATCAGAAACAATGGATTAGTGAAAAATTTGAATTCGATTGGCAGACTAAACAGCCACCAGAATCCAATACCTGCTTGAATTGCAGTAAATATAAATGCCATTTTTGCACCTGTTTTTCCAACCCAGTCAATATAATCCCTATCCTTATCACTTCTGTTTTTAAAATACCATGCGTAAAGCATAAGTAAGATGCCTGTCATCGCAAATGAAGGCACAATAAAATGTAGAAATCTTGATGCCTGAAATGCATGAAGTAGCATCCCTGTTGTGTCAATATTATTTCCTTTTATATACCACTCATACCACTTTTCAGGAAGAAGCAACTGATAACCAAGCACGTGCATTATAACACCCGAAAGTAAAAACAATATAAATGCTGCTACACCAAGAACTATCAGACCTTTTCCATCAGCCCCCCTCTTGAGGTAGAATACATATGTAAAACCATAAGCAGTCATCATTGCAAGTATAAAACCCATAACCCATGCAGCAGAAACAGTGTTGGAAACATACCAGAAAGGATCATATATAACCTGAACAAATAGTAGAGGTGCCACTCCTAAAAGTATTGCCATAGATGTACTTGCTGTCGTTGCCCTTATCATCGTATTGGAAAGACTCTTCCAGTATGAAGTACCTTTTATATACCCATAAAGCGATAAAGACAATGTTCCTATAACAAAATTTACAAATATTATGTGCAGGGCAAAGGTAATTACCATGAGCACCTGAAATAAAATGGGATAAAAGGGGATACCCATCGGATCCTGCAACGTCTTTATCATTGTACTTATCTCCATAATTTCCTCCTTACTTACTGAGAGAAACAAGATAGGCTGCAAGCGCCTTTTTCTCTAAAGATGTGCCATGAAATGGCGGCATATAAGGAAATCCTGTGAGGGCATCCAGAAAACCCTCTGCACTTTCTATGTCCTTGAAACCCATTTTCTTTGCCATCTGTGGAAGCGGCCTGAGACCTTTATCCTCAAGTACATGACATTGCGAGCATTCTATCAATGCTATTATCTTACCTGCATGTAAAAGATTACTTTCATTCACTTCCCTTAAACCTTCAGGAACAAACGGAATTACTTTTAAAATTCCTTTTTCATTAATTATGGCAGCATCGGCTTTCACACCCTTTGCCTTTACATCGCTGCTTATTATCTGATTGGAATACATGTATGAAGATATTACATAAGGTTTTCTGAGAATCTCCCTTGTCCTTTCAGCAGACCATATACCCACAAAAAGAATAACAACAGCAATTATTGCAGGAACTGTTTTTATTGTGAGCGGTCTTATATGAGCATACATAAAATAAATCATCATGATTCCAACTGAAATAATCATGCCGTTTTTAAGCCCTTTAGGAACGACCATTTCAAGTATCGTGTGGCTGTTGTCAGGCAGCATTTTAAAGTACCATAGAGAAATAATACTACCTGCAACAAGACCTAATACCCCCCATCGTGATGCTGTCCTTACAGCCAGTCTTCTTGTTCCATCATCTTTAAGTCTCGATGCAGCAATAATAGCATAAACCGCACCAATACAAAACATAAGACTCGTCCTCATAAAGAGTTGCGGCCAATAAGTTTTATTAAAAAACCCATCAAAGAAATTTCCTGTCTCTACCCATTTGCCTGGGGTCAACATAAATGCAAGGATTCCTGTAATAACAACCATAGTTATCCAAGAGGCAATTACAAATATCCAGCCTATCTTCAGATGTGTCTTTCTATCAATTTTATTTAGGGTGTAATAATAAACAAATATTCCTACAACCTCGATTATAAAAAATACCCATTCAGTTGCCCATCCCCAGACATAATTGTGTATCAAACCTGATATGCCTCTTGGATTTGTAACAGTAGCAGCATACCATATACCAACTCCGCTCAAAGAACCAAAGACATATGCAAATATAAGCAAAAGAAGCGTATATTTTTTCACAAACTCCATGAGTTCAGGCTTATTTTCCCTGTATGCCTTTGTTTCCATATAAACATTAAACCACATAGAACTCACTGATAGATGAGATGGTAAGATATGGAATGTGGACATTATTCCTAATATAAGACCTGCACTTAAATTAGGCACTTCCCATATTGGATACATAAACAACCTCCTCTGGGCATAAGGGCAGCTCCGTCTCCCTTATGTGATCCCCCTAATTTCTATATTTGAGTCACTCTTTATTTCATAAAAAACTGACTGCCAAAATATTCATGAGTCTTTCTTTGCTTGTATATCATCATCCTCCAGCATTCTGTACTTCATATCCTCTGCATCTTCGTATTGACCTTTTTTTACTGACCATATAAAAAGAAGCCATGCACCTATGCCAAGTGTTATGGATAAAAATACAAGAAAAGAGAGTGTCCACATAAGCTTTTTATACCTCCTCTTCTATCCCATCCAATATAAATAACTATATCACCACTTTTTTCAAATTGCAAGGAAGCATTAATCAAGGATCGCGTTAAATCACTAAAACAATTGTTTTCATACATCAGTTCCCTGCTGCCAATAAATATTTTTTTGCTGCCTATTATCCCCTCAACACCCTTTCCGGGAAGTGTCTTAAATGCAAAGACATTGAAGAGGTCAAGACCCTTTGCAGATTCTGTGATTGCATGACCTATGCTGTGTTCTGATAATCTCTCTATGGAAGCAGCAAGGGAAAGGATATATTCTCTATCAAGATCTGTATCGAATACAATGACCTCCTTAAGCACAGGCCTTCCAAGTGTTATTGTACCTGTTTTGTCAAAAATGACATGATCTGACTGACTCGTGTTCTCTATGACCTCTCCCCCTCTGATTAGGATTCCCTTTGATGATGCCATAGTCGTAAAGATGAGAACAGCAAGAGGAGTTGCAAGTCCCAGACTGCATGGGCACGCGATAACAACAACAGAAATCCCAGCCATTAATGCATGCTGTGTAGATGCACCTTTAAGTATATAAGTTGCCACTGTAAAAAATGCGATTATCAATATAGTGGGTACGAATATCCCCACAACCCTGTCAGCAATGGTCTGTATCTGAGGCTTTCTCGCCTGAGCATCCTCCACTGCCTTTATGATGTTTGATAGCACAGTTTCTTTGCCTTTTTTTGTAACCTTGAAAACAAATGTACCATAAAGGTTCATACTACCACCAATGACCTCATAACCTACACTTTTATGAATAGGTTTTGACTCTCCTGTAATAATGGATTCATCTACCTCTGACTCTCCACTCACAATAATGCCATCAAGGGGAACCCTTTCTCCGGGTATGACCCGAATAAGATCTCCTTTATTGATTGATGTAACAGGAACTATCTCTGTGACTTCTGAGTCCTGACTCATGACTAATCGTGCCTCTTTAGGATTTAATTTTGATAGCCGATCAATGGTCTCTGATGCCCTCCCCTTTGCAGTGGTCTCTATGTATCTGCCTAAAAGGATCAGGGTTATTATCATAGCAGATGTATCAAAGTAAACCTTGCCTCCTATAAACATCTGGTATATGCTGTAAATAAATGCTGAATCTGAGCCTATAGTTATAAGGGAATCCATATTGAAATTGAGGTGTTGTAAGCCTTTAAAGGTATTTCTGATAAAAGGCATACCCGAGTAAAAAATAACAGGTATAGTAAGAAGCATCGCTATAATCTCAAAGATAAGCTTTGTCTTTGCATCTATTCCCTGGAAATAGCCTGCATAAAGGGCAGTGGTGTAGATCATTAATTGTGATGACAGAAATCCAGCAGTGCCAAATCTGATAAGAAGGTCTTTTGCCTCTGCCCTCTGCCTCTTGAATTGTTCTGACTCTGAATAAGGCCTCGGGTTGTAGCCGATAGAGATTATCCTTTTAATAATCCTGTCCAATCCGATAATATTTGGATCCCATCGTATTCTTGCCCTGTGGGTTGCGTAGTTTACACGGGCATACTTAATGCCCTCTGTCTTTGAAAGTATCTTCTCGTTCAGCCATACGCACGAGGCACAGCGAATATCATCAATATAAATATCTATTTCTTTCTGTCTTCTGACTTCTGTCTTCTGTTCTCTGTCTTCAATATTCCTCACGTGCTCTGCAAAGGGTTTAACATCAATCTCCTTCTCGAATAATGTCTTCGATATCCCTTTCTCGTTCCATTGCCTCTTTCTATAAAACTCGTCAAGCCCCTCACCGTGTATCAACCTGTATATGCCATGACATCCGTGACAGCAGAATACCCTCTTTTCACCGTCTATTTCATCATATACAGCTTCTCCTTCGGGAAATTCCAAAAGGCAGTGATTACATGTGGGCATAGAGACCTATACCTCTAAAGATAAAATATATACCCATGAGTATTATAACAATCCCCCCTGCTCTGTATACCAATCCCCTGACCTTGTTGCTCAAATATGTAATGATAATCCCGAACAGCAGCAATGCTGGAACTGTACCGAGTCCAAAAGAAAGGGCAATCATTGAGCCTGAAAAAAAATTTCCTGTGCCAGCCGATGCTATAAATATAGAATAGGAGAGACCGCATGGAACCAATCCGATAAGCAATCCGAGGGCATAATAACGCCACAGAGATGCACCTTCAAGAACCATCTTTACTGCCTTTAAAATAATGTTGTTATATCTTTCTATAAAATTCGTTCCACCAATAATTCCTGTTATTCCGAGACCCATGAGAATTATTATGCAACCTGCGATTATAGTCACAATATTCTGGATACCGCTAAACATGCCGAGGGTATTAGCAAAGGAGCCAGCAAAACCCATCAATGAACCTATAAATACATAAGTAGTCACTCGACCTGAATTATAGAGAATGTGGAGCAGCAACGAAATGCGAGAATCCCGAAATCTGCATTCATAAAAGGCATATGAAGTAACAAGGGGACCACACATCCCTATACAGTGACCGAATCCTCCAAGGAAGCCTGTTGTAAAGGCAAGGAAATAACTTATATCCACTAATTTTTTACCTCAAATACATAACTTGCATGTATTA from Dissulfurispira thermophila carries:
- a CDS encoding sulfite exporter TauE/SafE family protein, with the translated sequence MDISYFLAFTTGFLGGFGHCIGMCGPLVTSYAFYECRFRDSRISLLLHILYNSGRVTTYVFIGSLMGFAGSFANTLGMFSGIQNIVTIIAGCIIILMGLGITGIIGGTNFIERYNNIILKAVKMVLEGASLWRYYALGLLIGLVPCGLSYSIFIASAGTGNFFSGSMIALSFGLGTVPALLLFGIIITYLSNKVRGLVYRAGGIVIILMGIYFIFRGIGLYAHM